In one window of Echeneis naucrates chromosome 17, fEcheNa1.1, whole genome shotgun sequence DNA:
- the LOC115057784 gene encoding tripartite motif-containing protein 16-like codes for MEQKGVHLETISCSICLDLLKDPVTTTCGHSYCMNCIKSHWDGEDEKKIYSCPQCRKAFIPRPVLEKSTMLAVLVEQLKKTGLQAAPADHCYAGPEDVACDFCTGRKLKAVKSCLVCLASYCEKHLQPHYDVAPLKKHKLVEPSEKLQENICSRHDEVMKMFCRTDQQCICYLCSVEEHKGHDTVSAAAERTERQRELELSRQQIQQRIQDRDKDVKLLQQEVESINGSADKAVEDTEKIFTQLIRLMERRRSDVKQQIRSQQETEVSRVKELQEKLEQEITELKRKDAELKLLSHTEDHTQFLHNYPSVSALSEATDSSSINIRPLRYFEDVTAAVSELRDQLQDVLTQKWTNVSLTVTEVDVSLSEPEPKTRTEFLRYSQEITLDPNTVNRYLLLSEGNRKVTRMSEVQSYPDHPDRFIGWCQVLSRESLTGRCYWEVEWRGERVFIAVAYKNIRRVGQNNESAFGFNNKSWALDCDQNSFTFWFNSFQTPVSGPRSSRVGVYLDHRAGILSFYSVSETMTLLHRVQTTFSQPLHAGLGLYSTGDTAEFCELK; via the coding sequence atggagcagaaaggagttcATCTGGAAACCAtctcctgttccatctgtctggatctactgaaggatccggtgacgactacctgtggacacagctactgtatgaactgtattaaatcccactgggacggagaggatgagaagaaaatctacagctgccctcagtgtaggaAGGCCTTCATACCGAGGCCTGTTCTGGAGAAAAGCACCATGTTAGCAgttttagtggagcagctgaagaagactggactccaagctgctcctgctgatcactgctatgctggacctgaagatgtggcctgtgatttctgcaccgggagaaaactgaaagctgtcaagtcctgtctggtttgtttggcctcttactgtgagaaacacctgcagcctcattatgatgtagctccactgaagaaacacaagctggtggagccctctgagaagctccaggagaacatctgctctcgtcatgatgaggtgatgaagatgttctgccgtactgatcagcagtgtatctgttatctctgctctgtggaggaacataaaggccacgacacagtctcagctgcagcagaaaggactgagaggcagagagagctggagctgagtcgacaacaaatccagcagagaatccaggacagagacaaagatgtgaagctgcttcaacaggaggtggagtccatcaacggctctgctgataaagcagtggaggacactgagaagatcttcactcagctgatccgtctcatggagagaagaaggtctgatgtgaagcagcagatcagatctcagcaggaaactgaagtgagtcgagtcaaagagcttcaggagaagctggagcaggagatcactgagctgaagaggaaagacgctgagctgaagctgctctcacacacagaggatcacacccagtttctacacaactacccctcagtgtcagctctcagtgaagctacagactcatccagcatcaacatccgtcctctgagatactttgaggatgtgacagcagctgtgtcagagctcagagatcagctacaggacgttctgacacagaaatggacaaacgtctcactgacagtgactgaagtggatgtttcactgtcagaaccagaaccaaagaccagaactgagttcttaagatattcacaggaaatcactctggatccaaacacagtaaacagatatctgttattatctgaaggaaacagaaaagttacacGAATGAGTGAAGTTCAGTCttatcctgatcatccagacagattcattGGCTGGTgtcaggtcctgagcagagagagtctgactggacgttgttactgggaggtggagtggagaggagagagagtttTTATAGCTGTTGCATACAAGAATATCAGGAGAGTAGGGCAGAATAATGAATCTGCATTTGGATTCAATAACAAATCTTGGGCTTTAGACTGTgaccaaaacagttttacattctGGTTCAACAGCTTCCAGACTCCAGTCTCAGGTCCTCGgtcctccagagtcggagtgtacctggatcacagagcaggtattctgtccttctacagcgtctctgaaaccatgactctcctccacagagtccagaccacattcagtCAGCCTCTACATGCTGGACTTGGACTTTACTCCACcggagacacagctgagttttgtGAACTGAAGTAG
- the crfb16 gene encoding interleukin-20 receptor subunit beta codes for MRPPCTVALLPALMVMMVLLHTNKAGVWTLPAPSEVSMESVNMRHTLRWRPLQAPCNTPVLYSVQFQGEFELTFLNGSWLDAHECKQIRGTHCDLTSDLGSDSDYNLHVRAQCGSEASAWSELSQPFNRRNTVLTVPEMAVTTVGDGLNVSFDKLPHMSTVRVTVWKKGEELQAVVYTMPAEQKVLNVAALQEGALYCVRAQTILTTRLRSATTENCVSFTGSGLDPPWRRPTTVAVTVIIMAGLLFAVFWSITHCRPDACRAYFNKEPLPQSLHGVTAIDVQFPTSPEEEEQIHILQSVDAK; via the exons ATGAGACCACCATGCACTGTGGCTCTCCTGCCAGCtttgatggtgatgatggtcctgctgcacacaaacaaag CAGGAGTCTGGACGCTGCCAGCTCCATCCGAAGTCTCCATGGAGTCTGTCAACATGAGACACACCCTGAGGTGGCGCCCCCTGCAGGCCCCATGCAACACTCCGGTCCTCTACTCTGTCCAGTTCCAGGG GGAATTCGAGCTCACGTTCCTGAACGGCAGCTGGTTGGACGCTCACGAGTGCAAGCAGATTCGTGGGACGCACTGCgacctgacctctgacctgggATCCGACTCGGACTACAACCTCCACGTCAGAGCGCAGTGTGGGTCAGAGGCGTCTGCCTGGAGCGAGCTCAGCCAACCTTTTAACCGCAGAAACA cggTGTTGACGGTGCCGGAGATGGCGGTGACCACAGTGGGGGACGGCCTTAACGTGTCCTTTGACAAACTTCCTCACATGTCCACCGTCAGAGTGACAGTGTGGAAGAAGGGCGaggagctgcag GCCGTCGTGTACACGATGCCGGCCGAGCAGAAGGTGCTGAACGTCGCCGCCCTGCAGGAGGGAGCCCTGTACTGTGTTCGAGCCCAGACCATCCTGACAACACGGCTCCGCAGCGCCACCACAGAGAACTGCGTGTCCTTCACAGGTTCAG GTCTGGACCCTCCGTGGAGGAGGCCGACCACTGTGGCTGTGACCGTCATCATCATGGCGGGGCTGCTGTTCGCCGTGTTCTGGTCCATCACTCACTGCCGCCCTGACGCCTGCCGAGCGTATTTCAACAAGGAGCCTCTGCCACAGTCACTG CATGGCGTCACTGCTATTGATGTTCAATTCCCAACGAGTCccgaggaggaggaacagatcCACATTCTGCAGAGCGTGGACGCCAAATAG